The Tigriopus californicus strain San Diego chromosome 5, Tcal_SD_v2.1, whole genome shotgun sequence genome includes a region encoding these proteins:
- the LOC131880344 gene encoding uncharacterized protein LOC131880344, producing MPLPNYGYNNQEDKRSQELVFEMAPEWVDAEDQYDGNRNDYRSSLSNGGSRKNSTSKRAQVTTGKLGIDLERKMVIHSDKDKEIWRKPSIDPQDLADARKFSSPNRRELRSDLKSNLDSLISSDKLKDIRAGKRPTLEDSPSDISIPSLYGNPVPKATSYGYNKPRSSYEIQERRGSSSSANRFSSSPSPRTSLTERTRYGQDLGDGATTSSFSTYGGNGNESSYKIREVSSHQVISRSVGGSKMPRSIY from the exons ATGCCGCTGCCCAATTATGGCTACAACAATCAAGAGGACAAAAGAAGCCAAGAGCTCGTGTTCGAAATGGCTCCAGAATGGGTGGATGCCGAGGACCAGTACGATGGCAACAGAAATGATTACCGATCCAGCTTGAGCAATGGCGGAAGTCGAAAGAACAGCACTTCCAAGAGAGCCCAAGTGACCACAG GCAAATTGGGAATTGACCTCGAGCGGAAGATGGTCATTCACTCGGACAAGGACAAAGAGATTTGGAGGAAACCGTCGATTGACCCTCAAGATCTTGCGGACGCCAGGAAGTTCTCCTCACCAAATAGACGG GAATTGCGATCAGATTTGAAGTCGAATTTGGACTCCCTCATATCCAGTGATAAACTCAAAGATATTCGAGCTGGAAAGCGACCCACTTTGGAG GACTCTCCATCGGATATAAGCATTCCCTCTCTGTACGGCAACCCTGTCCCTAAAGCGACTTCTTATGGGTACAACAAACCCAGGTCTAGCTACGAGATTCAAGAACGTCGAGGTTCGTCCAGTTCGGCCAATCGATTCTCATCCTCGCCCAGTCCTCGGACCTCATTAACCGAGCGGACTCGTTATGgtcaagaccttggagatgGAGCGACGACCTCCAGTTTTTCCACCTACGGAGGCAATGGAAACGAGAGCAGCTACAAAATTAGAGAGGTCTCGAGCCATCAAGTGATTTCCAGATCGGTGGGAGGCTCCAAGATGCCAAGAAGCATCTACTGA
- the LOC131881142 gene encoding uncharacterized protein LOC131881142 — MMESHSSGAKKHSTEAKNIDPKITLIQKSDPLEAEPTRFQSLVVYDDPDRHQSHFGSGFRTEIQLIEPQGSPRASGIHLTDVPNGKVHHSTSSKASPDSTTPCSLGLPKCLKFQKMRFNDERVPANNRLLGQTSCSKRCSPCLSRFDNMSGSRLFLLQAIVVWSLLCLPGNLVTIVLHLRVGPAASNDVDMISMTSDVGYASTNYSALPTNELIQQDYDDGQDQDYEVENDSGEDNNPHPWMTEVGISDPFGNLTLMSWLMSVDSTIQRNLSLCLCASRSQLGSCSTSLLKIFKTVHFGSDHALFCTRVSKLGFPELCMDDENDYEWLRSLCPHSIGDSFSNVNVTGSSGGRLPCFELHAEYNSFLDSSKYWLEGVGICVVGVFGLCGNVLTIIVLRKSETNRPFNRLLMCLAIADSLLIFVSIGETAIVGTFMTTHPTWYKLCYPYLVHPLKGIVQTATIFMIVAVSAERYKAVCHPLSHRHAPFKFVLMVIFTSIGLEFPRFFQFRLVNNGTHTDFWTTKLMEDPTYIQFSSYWDEMITTGAVPLAALIYFNLCMILKIRASNKFSHRFVGRRDSPQIDTTLENTQTVIGGQEYFEGPSGTEMMNIRDPNAMPSPRFFAQQRRSVMRRSFFGKTLSNSNERDRRPSVQGDPFDSVNNIRSLSVRKSRRTNAHHFQKRREKSTMILVLIVLIFIACHCYRLALKVYEFVNPHNNTAEHFTACLNQQRYHIPMIFYVLGHIHHLVLVLNSSTNFIIYCCVGKEFRTRLVALFCSPKR, encoded by the exons ATGATGGAGAGTCACAGCAGTGGAGCAAAGAAGCACTCAACGGAGGCCAAGAATATTGATCCCAAAATTACCCTGATCCAAAAGTCAGATCCGCTTGAAGCTGAGCCCACTCGATTTCAATCGTTGGTGGTGTACGACGATCCTGATCGCCATCAGAGTCATTTCGGAAGTGGTTTTAGGACCGAAATCCAATTGATTGAGCCTCAAGGGTCCCCACGGGCTAGCGGGATTCACTTGACAGACGTTCCCAATGGAAAGGTTCACCACTCAACGAGCTCCAAAGCGAGTCCTGACAGCACAACGCCCTGCTCACTTGGCCTCCCGAAATGTCTCAAGTTCCAAAAGATGCGCTTCAATGATGAGAGGGTCCCCGCCAATAATCGTCTCTTAGGCCAAACGAGTTGCTCCAAACGCTGCTCGCCGTGCTTGTCACGTTTCGACAACATGAGTGGCTCTCGGCTATTCCTGCTCCAAGCCATTGTGGTCTGGTCGTTATTGTGTTTACCCGGTAATTTGGTCACGATTGTTCTCCATCTTCGTGTGGGGCCCGCGGCATCCAACGACGTGGACATGATTTCAATGACATCCGATGTGGGCTATGCTTCCACCAACTACTCGGCTCTTCCAACCAATGAACTGATTCAACAAGACTATGATGatggccaagaccaagacTATGAGGTGGAAAACGACTCAGGTGAAGATAATAATCCGCATCCTTGGATGACAGAG GTTGGGATATCGGATCCATTCGGAAACCTCACCTTGATGTCGTGGCTCATGTCCGTGGACTCAACTATCCAGAGGAATTTATCTCTTTGCTTGTGCGCAAGCCGATCCCAATTGGGTTCATGCTCGACAAGCTTGCTCAAGATTTTCAAGACCGTCCATTTTGGATCGGACCATGCCCTCTTCTGCACTCGAGTGTCAAAACTTGGCTTTCCAGAGTTGTGTATGGACGACGAGAACGATTATGAGTGGCTCCGCTCTCTGTGTCCGCACTCGATCGGAGATTCGTTTTCCAATGTGAACGTCACGGGTTCGAGCGGGGGTCGATTGCCTTGCTTTGAGCTCCACGCAGAGTACAACTCCTTCCTGGATTCCTCCAAATACTGGCTCGAAGGAGTGGGCATCTGTGTGGTGGGTGTGTTTGGCCTTTGTGGAAATGTCTTGACCATCATCGTCCTACGGAAGTCGGAAACCAACCGACCATTTAACAGGCTTCTCATGTGTCTGGCCATCGCCGACAGCTTATTGATCTTCGTGTCCATTGGTGAGACGGCCATTGTGGGCACGTTTATGACCACCCATCCCACGTGGTACAAACTGTGCTACCCTTACTTGGTCCATCCCCTGAAGGGAATTGTCCAAACAGCGACCATCTTCATGATTGTGGCTGTATCGGCAGAGCGATACAAGGCAGTTTGTCATCCTCTTAG CCACCGCCACGCCCCATTCAAGTTCGTGCTCATGGTCATTTTCACATCCATTGGTCTGGAGTTCCCGCGGTTCTTCCAATTCCGTTTGGTCAACAACGGAACGCACACGGATTTCTGGACCACCAAGCTCATGGAGGATCCCACTTACATTCAATTCAGCAGCTACTGGGACGAGATGATCACGACAGGAGCCGTCCCTTTGGCGGCCTTGATCTATTTCAACCTCTGCATGATCCTCAAAATCAGGGCTTCCAACAAGTTCAGTCATCGGTTTGTGGGTCGCCGGGACTCCCCACAGATCGACACAACCCTGGAGAATACTCAGACCGTGATCGGTGGTCAGGAGTACTTTGAAGGACCCTCGGGCACGGAGATGATGAACATCCGTGATCCTAATGCAATGCCTTCGCCGCGCTTTTTTGCTCAACAAAGACGGTCGGTAATGCGGCGAAGCTTCTTTGGCAAGACCTTGAGCAACTCCAATGAACGCGATCGGAGACCTTCCGTCCAAGGTGATCCGTTCGATAGTGTCAACAATATCCGGAGCTTGAGTGTCCGCAAGAGTCGTCGAACCAACGCACATCACTTCCAGAAGCGGAGGGAGAAGTCCACGATGATCCTCGTGTTGATTGTGCTCATTTTTATCGCTTGCCATTGCTATCGATTGGCATTGAAGGTGTATGAGTTTGTGAACCCGCATAATAACACGGCTGAGCATTTCACGGCCTGTCTCAATCAGCAGCGCTATCACATCCCCATGATCTTTTACGTGCTGGGACACATTCACCATCTAGTTTTGGTCTTGAATTCCTCCACCAATTTTATCATCTACTGTTGTGTGGGAAAGGAATTTAGGACGAGATTGGTGGCACTCTTTTGCTCGCCCAAGCGATAA
- the LOC131880452 gene encoding uncharacterized protein LOC131880452, translated as MICNNRLFVVGVFLLALSIEQGHCFFWGTRWERSFFVPAIATTNGDDDCRVEATGTNAPTRVQGDFRHDQDFLSNVGLNNTFRVCQVLERRRFGWFGGNTRTSYNYLTGTVGSLLRAIIA; from the exons ATGATTTGCAACAATCGGCTTTTCGTCGTGGGGGTGTTCCTCCTGGCTTTGTCTATTGAGCAAGGCCATTGTTTCTTTTGGGGTACACGATGGGAGCGAAGTTTCTTTGTTCCGGCGATTGCCACCACCAATGGCGATGATGATTGCCGAGTTGAGGCCACTGGGACCAATGCCCCTACTCGAGTCCAAGGTGATTTCAGACACGATCAAGACTTCCTCTCG AATGTGGGCCTTAACAATACGTTTCGCGTTTGCCAAGTTTTGGAGCGAAGAAGATTCGGATGGTTTGGTGGCAACACACGGACCAGTTACAACTACTTGACCGGAACAGTTGGTTCCCTCCTAAGAGCAATCATTGCCTGA